In Uranotaenia lowii strain MFRU-FL chromosome 2, ASM2978415v1, whole genome shotgun sequence, one genomic interval encodes:
- the LOC129742052 gene encoding uncharacterized protein LOC129742052 → MINNRLVHILETRNLLYNHQYAFRKGRSTVDHLCTLEEIIREAFNKNEIVQVAFMDIRKAYDTTWRRLCLNQLAHYNIGGKMLRFLEEMLRTRSFQVMINGKTSGDKQMETGLCQGSVLSVTMFLVAINTLTTYLPSNVKCLIYADDVILITTGCDAKNTEGKLQLAFNQLENWEAKTGFSISAEKSATVVFRKPHQRKPKNLNTLKINGISVPRRESYKCLGVIFDQHLKFRAHAEEVRAACQQRVNFLRSIAARSWGGDRNTLIKLYRSTIIEKLLYAAPILSGMDSKALKSLETVHNAGLRAIVGAFRTSPVLSLQAETGIPSLKTLIDQRTMQYTVRSTAVSNIEHNIDPGVIAINDSMSNPGSISSNSDNDSSSDERYGERPRNQPNSSLIRGQEMMSDLELYFPRTVVFKTPTCPPWLRVKLQVDKTLHSELSQGATSMDLKHLFNELRQTKYGIYRTVYTDGSKQGSKCGYGIVSEDFRSQKRLNDICSIYAAETEAVKQALSWIVDQRLARAYLICTDSMSVVTNLEKCKINSRWKDNIQNLHYQIVAMGAEVIFCWVPAHIGISGNEMADYEAKKSLELPQDDQQIIDFKETRKIIKSTTINKWQMHWHANLNNKLREVKNTVLPFKAAFTGNRKDDVILARLRIGHTLLTHAYLMDRTDHPRCPRCNEPMTVKHIIATCAQLDADRHIHGVPEETSEKR, encoded by the coding sequence ATGATCAATAATCGTCTCGTGCACATCCTTGAAACAAGAAACCTGCTTTACAATCACCAATATGCGTTCCGGAAAGGAAGGAGCACTGTTGATCACCTCTGTACACTCGAAGAGATAATTCGCGAGGCGTTCAACAAAAACGAAATAGTCCAAGTTGCTTTCATGGATATACGCAAAGCGTACGACACGACGTGGCGCAGACTATGCTTAAATCAGTTGGCGCACTACAACATCGGTGGGAAAATGCTGCGATTTCTAGAAGAAATGCTTCGAACAAGATCGTTCCAAGTTATGATAAACGGGAAAACTTCAGGAGACAAGCAAATGGAAACCGGCCTGTGCCAAGGCTCGGTGCTCAGTGTGACAATGTTCCTGGTAGCCATAAACACACTCACCACTTACCTTCCTTCCAATGTTAAGTGCCTGATATATGCTGATGACGTTATATTAATAACAACCGGTTGTGATGCCAAAAATACAGAAGGTAAGCTTCAGTTAGCCTTTAATCAACTTGAAAACTGGGAAGCTAAAACAGGATTTAGCATATCAGCCGAAAAGAGTGCAACCGTAGTATTTCGTAAACCACATcaaagaaaaccgaaaaatctgAACACACTGAAAATTAATGGAATAAGCGTGCCTCGTAGGGAGAGCTACAAATGCTTAGGAGTCATTTTCGACCAGCATCTGAAATTTAGGGCCCATGCCGAAGAAGTAAGAGCAGCTTGTCAGCAGAGAGTTAATTTTCTTCGCAGCATAGCTGCTAGGTCTTGGGGAGGAGACCGGAATACCCTGATCAAACTTTACCGCTCAACTATCATAGAAAAACTACTATATGCAGCTCCAATACTATCGGGTATGGACAGTAAAGCTCTTAAGTCTTTGGAAACGGTGCACAATGCAGGATTACGAGCAATCGTTGGTGCGTTTCGAACAAGTCCTGTATTAAGCCTCCAAGCAGAGACTGGAATCCCAAGTCTGAAAACCCTAATAGACCAGCGAACCATGCAGTACACAGTTCGATCCACAGCTGTCAGCAACATAGAGCATAACATTGATCCTGGCGTTATTGCAATAAACGATAGCATGAGTAATCCTGGCAGTATTAGCAGCAACAGTGACAATGATTCAAGCTCAGATGAAAGATATGGTGAACGACCTAGAAATCAACCAAACTCTTCCCTAATCAGAGGCCAAGAGATGATGTCCGATCTAGAATTATACTTTCCGAGAACAGTTGTCTTCAAAACTCCAACATGCCCACCATGGTTACGAGTTAAACTGCAGGTAGATAAAACTCTTCATAGTGAACTATCCCAAGGGGCAACGTCCATGGACCTTAAACACTTGTTCAATGAACTCCGGCAAACGAAATATGGCATTTATAGAACAGTATATACAGATGGATCCAAACAGGGTTCAAAATGTGGATACGGAATCGTCAGCGAAGATTTTAGGTCCCAAAAGCGGCTTAACGACATTTGCAGCATCTACGCAGCTGAAACTGAAGCCGTAAAACAAGCACTCTCGTGGATAGTGGACCAAAGACTTGCTCGAGCCTACCTAATATGCACAGACTCTATGAGTGTGGTGACGAACTTGGAAAAGTGCAAGATCAACTCCCGGTGGAAAGAcaacatacaaaatttacattaccAGATTGTTGCAATGGGAGCAGAAGTAATCTTCTGCTGGGTCCCTGCCCATATTGGAATCTCTGGaaacgaaatggctgactatgAGGCGAAAAAATCTTTAGAGCTCCCACAGGATGATCagcaaattattgattttaaagaaacccgaaaaattataaaatcgaCAACCATAAACAAATGGCAAATGCATTGGCACGCAAACCTTAACAACAAACTACGTGAAGTTAAAAACACGGTCCTACCGTTCAAAGCAGCATTTACCGGAAATAGAAAGGATGATGTTATTCTAGCACGTCTCCGGATAGGACACACTCTATTAACGCATGCGTACCTGATGGACAGAACTGATCACCCACGGTGTCCGAGATGCAACGAACCAATGACAGTCAAACATATTATTGCAACTTGTGCCCAGTTAGACGCGGACCGGCACATTCATGGTGTTCCGGAGGAAACATCAGAGAAGCGTTAG